Proteins from one Parasteatoda tepidariorum isolate YZ-2023 chromosome 4, CAS_Ptep_4.0, whole genome shotgun sequence genomic window:
- the LOC107450067 gene encoding dolichyl pyrophosphate Man9GlcNAc2 alpha-1,3-glucosyltransferase produces MLIAGIDDMLHFGLLLSLILRWAVSRFSYSGSGKPPMYGDYEAQRHWMEITVNLPVQEWYKNSSNNDLQYWGLDYPPLTAYHSMLCGYVARWINPDWVALNSSRGYEGYYHKIFMRSTVLAADLLFYLPIIFYWITIRQPHNLRDKAILVGLCLLYPGLILIDHGHFQYNSVSLGFTATAILFLMWRYDLVGAAFFTLALHYKQMSLYYALPFFCYLLGRCLQLPFKERIKKLIRLSSVVIVTTAVCWFPFLMSLESTSAVIQRIFPLDRGIYEDKVANFWYMLSVLVKLKEVFPSSKLAVLSALSTLLVVLPSCVNLLKNPKMHTFRLALVNSSLTFFLFSYQVHEKSILFPALPVMLLFEDHPLLCTWFAYISTYSLVPLLAKDGLIVPFIALSILFLIGAIRAYEDLLLSFKSQKSTIASLSFLVSIFGSAILVFAMYSVKQPARYPHLHVLLNCVYSGVHFIGFLLYFNYLQFTEKPYDLYYPKIRDRKFD; encoded by the exons GGTCTGGTAAACCACCCATGTATGGTGATTATGAGGCACAGAGACATTGGATGGAAATAACCGTGAATCTTCCTGTACAAGAATG GTACAAAAATTCTTCCAATAATGATTTGCAATATTGGGGATTAGATTATCCACCTTTAACAGCCTATCATAGTATGCTTTGTGGTTATGT TGCTAGATGGATAAATCCTGATTGGGTTGCATTAAATAGTTCCAGAGGATATGAGggttattatcataaaatattcatgagGTCCACTG ttttggCTGCTGATCTTCTATTTTATCTTCCTATAATATTCTACTGGATTACAATAAGGCAACCTCATAATCTAAGGGATAAA gcTATTCTGGTTGGACTGTGCCTTTTATATCCTGGACTAATACTTATCGATCATGGACATTTTCA ATACAACTCTGTTAGCTTGGGATTTACTGCCACAGCAATTCTGTTTTTAATGTGGAGATATGATTTAGTTGGGGCAGCTTTCTTTACTCTCGCATTACATTATAAGCAGATGTCTCTCTATTATGCACTTCCCTTTTTCTGCTACTTACTAGGCAGATGCTTACAACTCCCTTTTAAAGAAAG aattaaaaaactaattcgaCTGAGCTCGGTTGTCATAGTGACAACAGCTGTGTGTTGGTTTCCATTTCTGATGAGCTTGGAAAGTACTTCAGCTGTCATACAACGAATATTTCCACTCGACAGAGGCATTTATGAA gaCAAAGTGGCTAATTTTTGGTACATGTTATCAGTATTGGTAAAACTGAAGGAAGTTTTCCCATCTTCTAAACTTGCTGTTCTTAG TGCACTTTCTACGTTGTTAGTTGTTTTGCCTTCCTGCGTAAATCTATTAAAGAATCCTAAGATGCATACATTTAGACTTGCTTTA gTCAATAGTTCCttgacatttttcttattttcttaccAAGTTCATGAGAAAAGTATCTTATTCCCTGCATT GCCTGTCATGCTGTTATTTGAAGATCATCCATTGCTTTGTACCTGGTTTGCATACATATCAACATATAG tctAGTTCCTCTCCTTGCCAAAGATGGCTTGATAGTGCCATTCATAGCTTTAAGTATCCTATTCCTTATTGGTGCCATACGAGCATACGAGGATTTACTTCTTTCTTTCAAGAGCCAAAAATCAACCATTGCTAGTCTGAgc TTCCTGGTATCCATTTTCGGAAGTGCAATACTGGTGTTTGCCATGTACTCTGTGAAGCAGCCTGCCAGATATCCTCATCTTCATGTCTTACTGAATTGCGTTTATTCAGGAGTACATTTTATTGGGTTTTTACTGTACTTCAACTATTTGCAATTTACTGAGAAACCATATGATTTATATTATCCAAAGATTCGGGACCGTAAATTTGattag